A single Perognathus longimembris pacificus isolate PPM17 chromosome 17, ASM2315922v1, whole genome shotgun sequence DNA region contains:
- the Lrrc46 gene encoding LOW QUALITY PROTEIN: leucine-rich repeat-containing protein 46 (The sequence of the model RefSeq protein was modified relative to this genomic sequence to represent the inferred CDS: inserted 1 base in 1 codon) has product MIGANRAPSPEDEGVCITEALITKRNLNFPEDEDLSEKMFHTLAELQTVRLDREGITTIRNLEGLKNIHSLYLQANKIQRIENLACIPSLRFLSLAGNQISQVENLLDLPYLQFLDLSENLIETLKLDELPQSLLIFNXTGNPCTEKEDYRERVLEALPLLLDLDKQPVLERWISDDEEKASGDEQEFPELSGPFRAERGFFTELEKDMGKNQERRRQAALSEHLLRMEIQPTLTDLSLLPGAPMTGDSIPPVTTEPGRKSLQEAVTPPVSSLTRKPCTLFRRGQKSSIRAEKGDLGAQATTTPKAPQVGKPTTIKTVFIRSNK; this is encoded by the exons ATGATTGGAG CTAACCGTGCCCCCAGTCCGGAGGACGAGGGTGTCTGCATCACGGAAGCCCTGATCACCAAGCGGAACTTGAACTTCCCTGAGGATGAAGACCTGTCGGAGAAGAT GTTTCACACCCTTGCTGAACTGCAGACTGTCCGCTTGGATCGGGAGGGGATTACCACCATCAGAAACTTAGAGGGGCTCAAGAATATTCACAGTCTCTATCTGCAAGCG AATAAGATCCAGCGCATTGAGAACCTGGCTTGCATCCCCTCCCTGCG CTTCCTGTCTCTGGCAGGCAACCAAATCAGTCAGGTGGAAAATCTCCTTGACCTCCCATACCTCCAGTTTCTGGACCTTTCTGAGAATCTGATAGAAACACTGAAGCTGG ATGAGCTCCCCCAGAGCCTTCTCATCTTCA TGACTGGAAACCCCTGCACCGAAAAGGAGGACTACAG GGAGAGGGTGCTAGAAGCCCTGCCGCTACTCCTGGACCTGGACAAGCAGCCTGTGTTAGAGCGCTGGATCTCAGATGATGAGGAAAAAGCCTCGGGCGATGAACAGGAGTTCCCTGAGCTGAGTGGCCCATTCCGTGCAGAGCGAG GCTTCTTCACGGAGCTGGAAAAGGACATGGGCAAGAACCAGGAGCGCAGACGGCAGGCCGCCCTGAGTGAGCACCTTCTGAGGATGGAGATCCAGCCTACCCTCACAGACCTGTCCCTGCTGCCGGGGGCACCCATGACAGGGGACAGCATCCCTCCAGTCACTACAGAGCCAGGGAGGAAGTCCCTCCAAGAGGCTGTCACCCCACCCGTCTCCTCTCTCACCAGGAAACCATGCACTCTCTTTCGTAGAGGCCAGAAAAGCTCCATCCGAGCAGAGAAGGGGGACCTGGGGGCCCAGGCAACCACAACTCCCAAAGCCCCTCAGGTTGGGAAGCCCACCACAATTAAAACTGTGTTCATAAGAAGCAACAAGTAA